From Thermoflexus hugenholtzii JAD2:
GAGGCCGCGATCTCCAGCAGCGCCTGCCGGATCTTCTCTTTGAGGTCTGCCGGCAGATCCTTGACCACGCTGACGTTGTCGTTGGGGATCTTCGCCGTGGTGGCCAGCACCACCACCTTCTCCTTCACATCCGGCAGGTCCTTCTCCACCGCGCCCCGGGCGTCCACATAGGTCGCCCCGGCGTCGCAATCCCCATTGTAGACCGCCTTGACCACGTTGGGGTGGGAGCCCGCGTTCACCGTCTTGGCGAAATCCGTGTCTGGATCCACCCCGTTGGCCTTGAGCAGGATGCGGGGCATCAGATAGCCGGAGGTGGAGAGGGGATCCACCCAGCACATCACCTTGCCCTTGAGGTCGGCGAGGCTCTTGATTCCAGAGTCCGCCCGCACGATGATCTGCCCGGTGTAGTAGGTCTGGTTGAAGCGGACGGTGGCCAGGATCACCTCCACGCCGTATTTCTCGTGGGCCAGGAGGTAGCTTAAGGTGTTCAGCCATCCGATCTGGGCCTGGCCGGCCCCCATGGCCTCCACCGCAGCGGCGAAGCTGCTGGCCAGGTTGATCTTGACTTTCATGTTTAGCTTTTTGCTCAACAGCTCGGCCAGTTGCTCGCCCCCCCGCTTGATCTCCTCGGACTCCCCGGAGGGCACGAAGACCATCACCAGGGGGTTCTGCTCGCTCCCCAGGGGAGGCTTCTGGGGCGCACAGGCCCCCAGGGCCAGGCCGAGGACCAGAACGCCGAGGGTTGCCACTCCCATCAGGCGTTTCATCGGAGAACCTCCTTCCTCAGGTCTCATGAGGGTTCAGGTTCATCTTAGGAGGGGAGGAAGACGATGTCAAGGGCTGAGAATCCCCAGCGTCCCTTCGCGGTAAGTGTGTCCCAAAATCGTAGGACGGCTGCTCGCAGTTGTCCTACAAAGCGGCGAGGCCCGACAAAATTGGGGCACACCCTGGAGCCCCTTCGCAGCGCCGGGTTGACGCCGACCGGAGACCAGGTTACAATAACCCGCGCGCTGGCAGAGGTGTCGCGAGGCGCCCAGGCGAACGGATTATGATGCGGATCGAGGGTGGTGACCTGCCCTCATCCTGGGAACCAGGGGAGGCCCCATGGCACGCTGTGAGATCTGCGGGAAAGGAACAGCTTTCGGCAACTACGTCAGCCACTCGAATCACGCCGAGCGCCGGCGGTTCATGGCCAACGTTCAGAAGAAGCGGGTCACCCTGAACGGGGTCACACGCCGGATCCACATCTGCACCCGCTGCCTGAAGGCCCTCCACAAGGCAAGGGCCTGATCCGCTGGCTTTCTCACGAGGGGATGGGGAGCCCGGTGAGGACTTCCCATCCCCTGTTTTTTTCATGCGGACGTGGAGCCGTTGGGCATGGGAGCCGGCTCGATGCAATGGACTTTCAGGAGGTTCGTATGGCCGGGGCGGCCGAAGGGGACGCCGGCGGTGATCACCAAGAGATCGCCGGGCCGGGCCAGGCCGCTCTGGAGGGCCGCCTGGCTGGCCGCCCCCAGCATCTCATCGGTGTTTCGCACCGCCGGCATCAAGACAGGCTGCACCCCCCACACCAGGGCCAGCCGCCGCAGGGTGGCCGGGACCGGCGTCACCGCCAAGATGGGCACCGATGGGCGGTGACGGGCGATCATCCGGGCCGTGTAGCCGGATATGGTGGAGGTGACGATGGCTCGGGCCCTGATCTGCTCAGCGATCTCCACCGTCGCCCGGCTGATGGCCTCCGTGACCTCCGCAGGCTCCCCGATGAGGTCCAGCCACCGGCGGTGCGGCATGGCCTCCTCCGCGATCCGGGCGATGCGCGCCATCATCTGCACCGCCTCCACCGGATAGGTGCCGGTGGCCGTCTCCGCGGAGAGCATCACCGCATCCGTCCCATCCAGGATGGCGTTGGCCACATCGCTGGCCTCCGCACGGGTCGGACGGGGATGGCTCACCATGGAGTTGAGCATCTGGGTTGCGGTGATCACCGGCTTGCCCGCCCGGTTACACAACCGGATGATCCGCTTCTGATGAATAGGCACCTCCTCCGGAGGGATCTCCACGCCGAGGTCCCCCCGGGCGACCATCACCGCATCCGCCGCCTCCAGGATGGCCTCGATGTTGTCCAGAGCCTCCCGTTTCTCGATCTTGGCGATGATCGGGATCGAGGCCCCCAGCTCCTGCAGGAGGCCTCGCAACGCGTGGACATCCTCCGCGGTGCGCACGAAGGAGAGCGCCAGGTAATCCAACCCCTGTTCCACCGCAAACCGCACATCCAGCCGGTCCTTCTCCGTGAGGGCGGGCAGGGTCAGCGGGAGGCCCGGCGCGTTGATCCCCTTATGGGAGCTCAGCGTTCCCCCGCGCACCACCCGACAGACCACGTCCGTCCCGTTCACCTCCTCCACTCGGAACTCCAGCAGCCCGTCGTCCAGAAGGAGGATCTGACCGGGCTGCACCAAGGCCACCAGCTCCGGATGGGGGAGATGGACCTCCTGGGGGCTGCCGGGGACCGGACGGGTGGTCAGGGTGATACGCTGGCCCGGGGCGATGGAGATGTAACCTCCCTCGATGACGCCGACCCGCCAGCGCGGGCCCTGGAGGTCCCCCAGGATGGCGACGATAGCGCCTTCCTCCTGGGCTACCTGGCGCACCAGTGCGATGCGTCGGGCATGGGCGGCGTGGTCGCCGTGGGAGAAATTGATGCGGGCCACGCTCATCCCCGCCCGGATCATCGCCCGCAGGATCTCCGGATGATCCGTGGAAGGACCTAAGGTGCAGACGATTTTGGTGCGTGGTCGTATGGACATCGTGGACCTCACCGCTTGGCCTCCATCACCAGGAGCGAATCCGGTGTCGGGATGATGGATCAACGATCCGGGTGTAAGCCGGAATCCGTTTCGGCCCGGGCTACGGCAGCTCCCCTCCATTGTAGGTCGGAATCGATCCTCCGCCGATGAAGGGCCGAGACACCTATCCGGGGATCGCGGAGGGGAAGCGGTCTCTCCGCGCCCTGCGATGCGGCCGGGGCCCTCGCGAGGAAAAGACAACCCCTGCTTTTATTCGCCCTCCTGCCGGAGGAAGCGGCTCAGCCAGGCGTCGAAGCGCCGCCAGAGACGCATCAGGCGGGAGTGCAGCTGGGCCGGCAGGTAGAGGGTGATGCGGCCCAGACGCTCCAGCCAGGGCGGCCGGGGACGCGCCAGAGGCATCCCCCACCGGACCACGGCGGCGGCCCAGGTCAGGCCGGCGCCGAAGGCCACCATCACGGCGGTGTCCCCGGATTTCAGGCGCCCCTGCTGCACGGCCTCGCACAGCGCGATGGGGATGCTGGCAGAGGAGGTGTTCCCGTAGCGGTCAATATTCACGAAGAAACGATCCATGGGCAACCCCAGACCCTTCGCCGCGGCCTCGATGATCCGGATGTTGGCCTGATGCGGGATGATCAGATCCACATCCTCCAGGCGCAGCCCGGCCTGAGCGACCACCTCCCGGGTGGCCTTCTCCATCACCCGGGTGGCGAACCGGAAGACCTCCCGACCGTTCATCCGGACGAAGTGACAGCCGTCCCGCACCACCGCCTCCGAGATGGGCATCCGGCTGCCGCCCGCGGGCAGGATCAGGAGCTCCCCCCCGGAGCCGTCCGCCCGGATCATGGAGGCCAGCACGCCGCCGGGGGTCTCGCTCCCTTTCAGCACCACCGCCCCTGCCCCGTCCCCGAAGAGCACGCACGTGTTGCGATCGCGCCAGTTCACGATGCGGGAGAGGGTCTCGGCCCCGATGACCAGGGCGATGTCATGGGTCCCGGCCCGGATGGCGGCGGCAGCCATGTGCAGGGCATAAATGAAGCCGGAGCATCCGGCGAGCAGATCGAAGGCCCCTGCCCTCGGGGCCCCTAAGGCATCCTGGACCAGGCAAGCGGTCGCCGGGAAGAGGTGCTCGGGGGTTACCGTGGCCACCAGGATCAGGTCCACATCCCGGGGGTTGATCCCGGCCACCGCCAGGGCCTCCTCGGCGGCGGCGATGGAGAGGGTGGCGGTGCTCTCCTGAGGGCCGGCCACCCGCCGCTCCCGGATCCCCGTGCGGGTCACGATCCACTCGTCTGAGGTATCCACAAACTGAGCCAGCTCATGGTTCGTAACCACCCGCTGGGGGACCGCCATCCCCCAGCCCACGATGTGCGCGTAACGAGCCATCCGACTCCACCTGGTCAGGGATCCCGCAAGGGTTCAGAAAGGGGAAAGTTCACGACGCGCCATCCTCATAACGCCGGAAGATCACGCAGGCGTTGTGCCCCCCGAAGCCGAAGGAGTTCGACATGGCCGTCCGCACCGGCTTGCGCCGCGCCACGTTCGGCACATAATCCAGGTCGCACTCCGGATCGGGATGCTCGTAGTTGATCGTGGGCGGGATGACGCCATCGGTGATGGCGCGGATGCAGACGATGGCCTCCACCGCCCCCGCCGCGCCCAACAGGTGGCCGATCATGGACTTCGTGGAGGAGATCGGCACATCGTAAGCCGCTTCCCCGAAGACCGCCTTGATGGCCTGGGTCTCGCTCTTGTCGTTGAGCGGGGTGCTGGTGCCGTGGGCGTTGATGTAATCGATGTCCCGGGGCGAGAGGCCCGCATCGGCCAGAGCCCGGCGCATGGCCAGAGCCGCCCCCTCCCCGTTCTCCAGAGGAGCGGTGATGTGATAGGCATCCGCCGAGGTCCCGTAGCCCACCACCTCCGCGTAGATCCGGGCGCCCCGGGCCCGGGCGTGCTCTAGCCGCTCCAGGATCAGGATCCCCGCTCCCTCCCCCATCACGAAGCCGTCCCGGGTCCGATCGAAGGGACGGGAGGCCCGCTCCGGCTCCTCATTGCGGGTGGAGATGGCGCCCATCACGTTGAAAGCGGCCACGGCCACCGGGAGGATGGCCGCCTCCGCGCCGCCGGCGATCACCACGTCGGCATCGCCCCGCCGGATCAGATTCACGGCCTCGCCGATGGCGTTGGTCCCGCTGGCGCAGGCCGTGACCACGGCCATGTTGGGGCCGCGAAAGCCATAGGCGATGGCAATCAGGCCCGGGGCCGTGTCCGCCAGCATCATGGGGACCATGAACGGGCTGATCCGGTCCGGCCCCCGGGTCATCAGGGTCTCCACGCCCTGCACCAGGGCCCCGATCCCGCCGATCCCCGTCCCCAGGATCACCCCCACCCGCTCCCGATCCACATGGGCAGGATCCAGGCGAGCGTCCTGGAGGGCTTGCTGGGTGGCGGCCAGGGCGAACTGGGCGTAGCGATCCATCCGGCGGGCCTCCTTGCGGCCGAACCACGCCTCCGGATCAAACCCCTTGACCTCGGCGGCGATACGGGTCTTCATCGCCGAGGCATCAAAGAGGGTGATCGGACCCACACCCGAGCGCCCGGCCACCACGTTCCGCCAGAACGTCTCCACATCGTTCCCCAGGGGCGTGATCGCCCCCATCCCGGTGATCACCACGCGTGTCATCTCGAAAAGCCTCCTCTCAATGCGCACTCCTCGCATCTCAAGCCTGAGGACTCCGATCTCCCCTTCGATGGGCTTTCATTCCGGACAGCGCGCGGGGTGCGAAAAATGACCCCCTCGGCCCCTTCGGAGGGCCTCGCCCCGTCCACCGGCGTCCGGGCTCCTCGTTGAAAGACCACAGAAGGAGAGGACTTCTTCTGAAGAGAAAACACCTTCCTTCGGAAAATGTTACGCCGCCGGCGGACCCGGCTCCGCATGCCCGGGCGAGCGGGAGCGACGGGCGAAGGCGGCGGGGAGGATCTGCAGGGCACCGGCGAGCAGGCCGATCAGGGCCATCGCCCCGCTCAGGACCCACTGGGCGAAGGCGAGGGGCGAGAGGAGCACAATCCGATAGACCGGGCGGGCGGTGAGCGCGAGGGCATAGCCGCCCGGCAGCGCCCGCTCCAGCGTCTCGCCGTCGCGGAGCGATGGAAGCGTCTCCTGCCAGACCACCTCGCCGGTCCCTTCCCGGAAAACCGTCAGCGTCCGCGGGGGGCTCAGCCGGAGGATCCAACCGGCCTGGGGGAGGGCGGCGAAGGCTTCGCCTTCCGGAGAGGAATGCAACAACAGGCTGGAAACCGGTGGGGCGTCCAGGGCGGCGCGCAGCGTCAACGGCCCTTCCGGCCCGGCCGCCCGGAGCTCCAGCACGGCGCCCTCGCGCCACGCTAGGGCAATATAAGGTCCCAGACGCAGAGGACGGTTGGGCGCGAAGGTCAGCCCCCCAACAGGGTTCCCTTGCTCCCAGAGGACAATCCGCCCTTCTTCCAGGGTCAGCCAGAACGCTCCGACGGACCGCCCTTCCCCCGACGCCAGGGAAACCGAGAGCGGAGGCGGAAGGGCCTCGCCGGCGATCCCCAGAAGGATGGCCCCCAGGAGGGCGGCCGCGCTGAGGGCGGCCCACCGACGCCGGGCCGCGGCCGCCTCCAGGGCGTGGACCAGCAGGCTCAGCCCCAGGGCAGCCCATGCCAGCCGCCAGCCCGGCGTCTCCCTCAGGGCCCATAGACCCAGGCGCTCCAGCGGATCGAACAGGGCGCCGAAGCGCAGCCGGGCCCGGGCCACCCAGAGGCCATAGGCCGGATCGCGCGGCTCCGGCATCTGGGAGGCCAGAAGCATCCAGAGGAGACCGAGGGCGAGCAGCGCCGCCGGGA
This genomic window contains:
- a CDS encoding phosphate/phosphite/phosphonate ABC transporter substrate-binding protein produces the protein MKRLMGVATLGVLVLGLALGACAPQKPPLGSEQNPLVMVFVPSGESEEIKRGGEQLAELLSKKLNMKVKINLASSFAAAVEAMGAGQAQIGWLNTLSYLLAHEKYGVEVILATVRFNQTYYTGQIIVRADSGIKSLADLKGKVMCWVDPLSTSGYLMPRILLKANGVDPDTDFAKTVNAGSHPNVVKAVYNGDCDAGATYVDARGAVEKDLPDVKEKVVVLATTAKIPNDNVSVVKDLPADLKEKIRQALLEIAASEEGKQALKTVYQIEGLQKVDDSFYDEFRAQLSASGYKLEDLVKPAK
- the rpmB gene encoding 50S ribosomal protein L28, with protein sequence MARCEICGKGTAFGNYVSHSNHAERRRFMANVQKKRVTLNGVTRRIHICTRCLKALHKARA
- the pyk gene encoding pyruvate kinase translates to MSIRPRTKIVCTLGPSTDHPEILRAMIRAGMSVARINFSHGDHAAHARRIALVRQVAQEEGAIVAILGDLQGPRWRVGVIEGGYISIAPGQRITLTTRPVPGSPQEVHLPHPELVALVQPGQILLLDDGLLEFRVEEVNGTDVVCRVVRGGTLSSHKGINAPGLPLTLPALTEKDRLDVRFAVEQGLDYLALSFVRTAEDVHALRGLLQELGASIPIIAKIEKREALDNIEAILEAADAVMVARGDLGVEIPPEEVPIHQKRIIRLCNRAGKPVITATQMLNSMVSHPRPTRAEASDVANAILDGTDAVMLSAETATGTYPVEAVQMMARIARIAEEAMPHRRWLDLIGEPAEVTEAISRATVEIAEQIRARAIVTSTISGYTARMIARHRPSVPILAVTPVPATLRRLALVWGVQPVLMPAVRNTDEMLGAASQAALQSGLARPGDLLVITAGVPFGRPGHTNLLKVHCIEPAPMPNGSTSA
- a CDS encoding beta-ketoacyl-ACP synthase III — encoded protein: MARYAHIVGWGMAVPQRVVTNHELAQFVDTSDEWIVTRTGIRERRVAGPQESTATLSIAAAEEALAVAGINPRDVDLILVATVTPEHLFPATACLVQDALGAPRAGAFDLLAGCSGFIYALHMAAAAIRAGTHDIALVIGAETLSRIVNWRDRNTCVLFGDGAGAVVLKGSETPGGVLASMIRADGSGGELLILPAGGSRMPISEAVVRDGCHFVRMNGREVFRFATRVMEKATREVVAQAGLRLEDVDLIIPHQANIRIIEAAAKGLGLPMDRFFVNIDRYGNTSSASIPIALCEAVQQGRLKSGDTAVMVAFGAGLTWAAAVVRWGMPLARPRPPWLERLGRITLYLPAQLHSRLMRLWRRFDAWLSRFLRQEGE
- the fabF gene encoding beta-ketoacyl-ACP synthase II; protein product: MTRVVITGMGAITPLGNDVETFWRNVVAGRSGVGPITLFDASAMKTRIAAEVKGFDPEAWFGRKEARRMDRYAQFALAATQQALQDARLDPAHVDRERVGVILGTGIGGIGALVQGVETLMTRGPDRISPFMVPMMLADTAPGLIAIAYGFRGPNMAVVTACASGTNAIGEAVNLIRRGDADVVIAGGAEAAILPVAVAAFNVMGAISTRNEEPERASRPFDRTRDGFVMGEGAGILILERLEHARARGARIYAEVVGYGTSADAYHITAPLENGEGAALAMRRALADAGLSPRDIDYINAHGTSTPLNDKSETQAIKAVFGEAAYDVPISSTKSMIGHLLGAAGAVEAIVCIRAITDGVIPPTINYEHPDPECDLDYVPNVARRKPVRTAMSNSFGFGGHNACVIFRRYEDGAS